A DNA window from Hyphomicrobiales bacterium 4NK60-0047b contains the following coding sequences:
- a CDS encoding biotin--[acetyl-CoA-carboxylase] ligase: MNEQPKKPSIANIKRFETLSSTNEYVKQCLENGETCPFWIVSDEQTGGRGRQGRDWVSIKGNLYVSTAQIINANGSKLGGLSLVTALAVYDAIQKNSQTPLDLMLKWPNDILINGAKLGGILIENISKPDAEFSHVVIGVGINIQSSPVVEGRDTTCLANYDYFISRDDLLLSLIETLNNWIKRWDNGNNFVEIIRAWSEKAAPIGAPLSVRIGHERIEGKFAGLDEKGALKLELEDKSIKLITGGELL; encoded by the coding sequence ATGAACGAACAGCCAAAGAAACCATCTATTGCAAATATTAAGCGCTTTGAAACCCTTAGCTCGACAAATGAGTACGTCAAGCAATGTTTAGAAAACGGGGAAACGTGCCCCTTTTGGATCGTTAGTGATGAGCAAACGGGTGGCCGTGGGCGTCAAGGTAGAGATTGGGTCTCCATTAAGGGCAACCTATACGTAAGCACAGCACAAATTATTAATGCAAATGGCAGCAAACTTGGTGGGCTTTCATTAGTCACCGCATTAGCCGTTTATGATGCGATCCAAAAGAACAGCCAAACACCTTTAGATTTAATGCTAAAATGGCCAAACGATATTTTAATCAATGGAGCAAAACTTGGCGGCATCTTAATTGAAAATATTAGCAAACCGGATGCTGAATTTTCTCATGTGGTCATTGGTGTTGGGATAAACATTCAGTCAAGCCCCGTGGTTGAGGGAAGAGATACAACCTGCCTCGCCAACTATGATTATTTTATCTCTCGAGATGATTTATTATTATCGTTGATTGAAACGCTTAACAATTGGATCAAGCGCTGGGATAATGGAAATAACTTTGTAGAAATTATTAGAGCATGGAGTGAGAAAGCAGCTCCCATTGGAGCGCCTCTATCTGTGCGTATTGGACATGAAAGAATTGAGGGCAAATTCGCCGGCCTGGATGAAAAAGGCGCGTTAAAGCTTGAGCTAGAAGATAAATCAATCAAGCTGATTACTGGCGGCGAACTACTTTAG
- the nuoK gene encoding NADH-quinone oxidoreductase subunit NuoK translates to MEIGLSHYLSVAAILFTLGVIGIFLNRKNVIIILMSIELMLLAVNINLVAFSAFLNNLSGQIFALMILTVAAGEAAIGLAIVVTYFRNRGSIAVEDINMMKG, encoded by the coding sequence ATGGAAATCGGACTGTCACATTACTTGTCAGTCGCGGCAATTTTATTCACACTCGGTGTGATTGGCATTTTTCTAAATCGGAAAAATGTGATCATCATTTTGATGTCAATCGAGCTGATGCTGCTAGCAGTGAATATTAATTTGGTCGCTTTTTCAGCTTTTCTGAATAATCTTTCCGGGCAAATCTTCGCACTGATGATTTTAACCGTTGCAGCTGGTGAAGCTGCAATTGGTCTGGCGATCGTTGTAACTTACTTCCGTAACCGCGGTTCTATCGCGGTGGAAGACATTAACATGATGAAAGGCTAG
- a CDS encoding NADH-quinone oxidoreductase subunit J — protein MLTALFFYLFSGLSILSGLMVIAARNPVHAVLFLILAFFNVAGLFLLLGAEFLAVILLIVYVGAVAVLFLFVVMMLDVDFAELKSGFLSYLPVGLMIGGVLLLEIIMATSAWVLNPAISKLEKNTPIDQSITNTEAFGRVLYTDHLYYFEAAGILLLVAMVGAIVLTLRTREGVKRQDIRAQVARNPKDAIEIKQVETGKGI, from the coding sequence ATGCTTACCGCTCTGTTCTTTTATCTGTTTTCAGGCCTGTCTATTCTTTCAGGCCTTATGGTGATAGCTGCGAGAAATCCGGTTCATGCTGTGCTGTTTTTGATATTAGCATTCTTCAATGTAGCAGGACTATTCCTGCTATTAGGGGCTGAATTCCTAGCCGTTATCCTCCTCATCGTTTATGTGGGAGCGGTCGCCGTTCTCTTCCTATTCGTTGTGATGATGCTGGATGTTGATTTCGCTGAATTGAAATCAGGATTTTTAAGTTACTTGCCTGTTGGTTTGATGATTGGCGGCGTGCTGCTATTAGAAATCATTATGGCAACTAGTGCATGGGTTTTAAATCCGGCAATTTCGAAACTTGAGAAAAACACACCTATAGATCAAAGCATAACCAACACCGAAGCGTTTGGCCGTGTTCTCTATACAGATCATCTCTACTATTTTGAGGCCGCTGGTATTTTACTTCTAGTCGCCATGGTCGGCGCGATCGTCTTGACACTGCGGACAAGAGAAGGTGTGAAACGCCAGGATATCAGGGCACAAGTTGCAAGAAATCCTAAAGACGCAATAGAAATAAAACAAGTTGAAACGGGTAAAGGCATTTAA
- the nuoI gene encoding NADH-quinone oxidoreductase subunit NuoI, whose translation MMQFIKSLFLWEFVGAFILAMKYFFKPKATINYPFEKGPISPRFRGEHALRRYPNGEERCIACKLCEAICPAGAITIEAGPSRNDGTRRTTRYDIDMVKCIYCGFCQEACPVEAIVEGPNFEFATETREELYYDKDRLLANGDRWEREIAENIRSDAKFR comes from the coding sequence ATGATGCAATTTATCAAATCACTCTTTTTATGGGAGTTTGTAGGCGCATTCATTTTGGCAATGAAATATTTTTTCAAACCAAAAGCGACCATCAATTACCCATTTGAAAAAGGGCCTATAAGCCCACGTTTTCGCGGTGAACATGCGCTACGCAGATACCCAAACGGCGAAGAACGCTGCATTGCTTGTAAATTATGTGAAGCGATTTGCCCAGCCGGCGCCATTACCATCGAAGCGGGACCAAGTCGCAACGACGGCACACGCCGCACCACGCGATATGACATCGATATGGTGAAATGCATCTATTGCGGCTTTTGTCAGGAAGCATGCCCAGTTGAGGCCATTGTCGAAGGGCCTAATTTTGAATTTGCAACAGAAACACGCGAAGAACTTTATTATGATAAAGACCGACTTCTTGCCAATGGTGACCGTTGGGAACGTGAAATTGCAGAAAACATTCGCAGCGATGCGAAATTTAGATAG
- a CDS encoding ribonuclease J: protein MSDKKSDTPKAEMVMVPLGGVGEIGMNCMMYGYGLPGDYKWIMVDLGLTFAGPREPGIEIIVPDITFAENEKHNIEAIILTHAHEDHYGAIPDLWENLEVPIYATPFTASMLKAKLARDGMDGFVPIKEVPRRAKFDLGPFSIEMVDMAHSIPEPLGLHIKTDVGTLFHTGDWKLDPDPIVGPPTDESRLKKLGDEGIDVLVCDSTNATREGSSISEVDVAKTLEEIIAEEKQRVVVTTFASNVARIKSVAEAAYKAGRYVILAGRALDRVVGIAKETGYIPEDYNFLSDEDYQHLPAKECVVLATGSQGEGRAALARIAEGSHPKIKLKPKDTVIFSSRTIPGNERSVGYVINLLAAQNLNIITESDKPVHVTGHPRRGELERLYSWVKPNVLVPVHGEEHHLRSQAAFGKSQNIEKVQLIKNGDMLSILPQDPKIIDEVPNGRLYRDGHFILEDDLAIRVRRKISTLGCVTVSCVIDGKGNLISSPSWSELGVPHEQESGEMQEIIEKAVNGTFKSIPAKRRSDKKTLKEALRRSVRSALNEYWGKKPVVTIHLHQI, encoded by the coding sequence ATGAGTGATAAAAAATCGGACACCCCCAAAGCTGAAATGGTTATGGTTCCATTAGGTGGTGTTGGTGAAATCGGCATGAATTGCATGATGTATGGCTATGGCCTTCCAGGCGATTATAAATGGATCATGGTAGATCTGGGGCTAACTTTTGCAGGGCCAAGAGAGCCGGGCATTGAAATCATTGTGCCGGATATAACATTTGCAGAAAATGAAAAGCATAATATTGAAGCTATCATCCTAACTCATGCCCATGAGGATCACTATGGTGCAATACCTGATCTTTGGGAAAATTTAGAAGTCCCAATTTACGCAACGCCGTTTACAGCGTCGATGTTAAAAGCAAAATTAGCACGAGACGGTATGGATGGCTTTGTACCGATTAAAGAAGTTCCAAGACGTGCAAAATTTGATTTAGGGCCTTTCTCCATTGAAATGGTTGATATGGCGCATTCAATTCCAGAACCATTAGGACTTCACATAAAAACAGATGTCGGAACTCTCTTTCACACCGGAGACTGGAAACTTGATCCAGATCCTATAGTTGGCCCGCCAACTGATGAAAGCCGTTTGAAAAAATTAGGCGATGAAGGCATCGATGTTTTGGTTTGCGACTCAACCAATGCAACCCGCGAAGGGTCTTCCATATCTGAAGTTGATGTAGCTAAAACTCTTGAAGAGATTATAGCTGAAGAAAAACAACGTGTCGTTGTCACAACTTTCGCATCAAACGTCGCACGAATAAAATCAGTTGCAGAAGCAGCCTATAAAGCTGGGCGCTATGTGATTTTAGCTGGCCGGGCGCTAGATCGTGTCGTCGGGATTGCCAAAGAAACCGGTTATATTCCAGAAGATTATAACTTTCTTTCAGACGAAGATTACCAGCACTTGCCAGCAAAAGAATGTGTTGTCTTAGCAACCGGTAGTCAAGGAGAAGGGCGTGCCGCGTTAGCTCGAATTGCTGAGGGCAGTCACCCAAAAATCAAACTAAAGCCCAAAGACACAGTAATTTTTTCCTCCCGAACAATTCCTGGTAATGAGAGGTCGGTCGGCTATGTCATTAATCTCCTGGCCGCGCAGAACTTAAACATCATCACTGAAAGTGATAAACCTGTTCACGTAACAGGGCACCCAAGACGCGGCGAGTTGGAAAGGCTTTACAGTTGGGTAAAGCCAAATGTTTTGGTGCCAGTACACGGTGAAGAACATCATCTAAGATCACAAGCCGCTTTTGGGAAAAGCCAAAATATTGAGAAAGTACAATTGATCAAAAATGGTGATATGCTGTCTATTCTACCGCAAGATCCCAAGATTATAGATGAGGTCCCCAATGGCCGCCTTTATCGAGATGGGCATTTTATACTCGAAGATGATCTGGCCATTCGTGTTCGCCGAAAAATATCAACTCTTGGCTGTGTGACAGTTTCATGCGTGATTGATGGTAAGGGAAATCTTATCTCAAGCCCAAGTTGGTCAGAACTAGGTGTTCCTCATGAACAAGAGAGCGGGGAAATGCAGGAAATCATTGAAAAAGCAGTAAATGGCACATTTAAAAGCATCCCAGCAAAGAGGCGATCGGATAAAAAGACATTAAAAGAAGCTTTGAGGCGCAGTGTCCGCTCAGCTTTGAACGAATATTGGGGCAAAAAACCAGTTGTAACCATCCATTTGCACCAAATATAA
- the nuoH gene encoding NADH-quinone oxidoreductase subunit NuoH: MTEFMTTYGWPFFWIALHSLALMVGLLLLIAYILYADRKIWAAVQLRKGPNVVGAFGLLQSFADMLKFVLKEPIIPSKSDKFVFLLAPIVTTVLALAAWAVVPIDKGWAVAEINVGILYILAISSLEVYGIIMGGWASNSKYPFLGALRSAAQMISYEVSIGFVIVTVLLLVGSLNLTDIVMAQKGDYGLLNWHWLPLFPMFIVFFISALAETNRPPFDLPEAESELVAGFMVEYSSTPYMLFMLGEYVAITLMCALTTILFLGGWLPPVDIAPFNLIPGFIWFILKTLAVFFMIAMVKAMVPRYRYDQLMRLGWKVFLPLSLFMVVAVASVLHFTKAGGM, encoded by the coding sequence ATGACTGAGTTCATGACAACTTACGGCTGGCCCTTCTTTTGGATTGCATTGCATAGTCTTGCACTCATGGTGGGTCTATTACTTTTAATCGCCTATATTCTTTATGCAGACCGGAAAATCTGGGCCGCAGTTCAGTTACGCAAAGGACCAAACGTCGTTGGTGCGTTTGGTTTGCTGCAGAGCTTTGCTGATATGCTCAAATTTGTTCTGAAAGAACCGATCATTCCGTCTAAATCAGACAAATTTGTCTTTCTGCTCGCTCCAATTGTAACAACTGTCTTGGCACTGGCCGCATGGGCAGTTGTACCGATCGATAAAGGTTGGGCAGTTGCCGAAATTAATGTCGGTATTCTCTATATTCTCGCTATCTCATCTCTTGAGGTTTATGGCATCATCATGGGTGGTTGGGCATCAAACTCTAAATACCCATTTCTCGGTGCTCTTCGCTCAGCTGCACAAATGATTTCTTATGAAGTTTCCATCGGTTTTGTGATTGTCACAGTTCTCTTACTTGTTGGCTCGCTGAACCTCACAGATATCGTCATGGCTCAAAAGGGAGATTATGGCCTGTTGAACTGGCATTGGTTGCCATTGTTCCCGATGTTCATCGTCTTCTTCATTTCAGCCCTAGCTGAAACCAATCGACCTCCATTTGATTTGCCAGAGGCTGAATCTGAGCTAGTCGCCGGTTTCATGGTTGAATATTCATCAACACCTTACATGCTTTTCATGCTCGGTGAGTATGTGGCGATTACACTGATGTGCGCGTTAACAACCATTCTTTTCCTTGGCGGCTGGTTACCACCAGTGGACATTGCACCATTTAATTTAATTCCAGGCTTTATCTGGTTCATCTTAAAAACCTTAGCGGTCTTCTTTATGATCGCTATGGTCAAAGCAATGGTACCTCGTTACAGATATGACCAGCTGATGCGTTTAGGATGGAAAGTATTTCTACCTCTTTCACTCTTCATGGTCGTGGCTGTGGCAAGCGTTCTGCACTTCACGAAAGCAGGGGGCATGTAA
- the nuoN gene encoding NADH-quinone oxidoreductase subunit NuoN translates to MEHASPLVEYLPLLPEIIVLLGALILLLLGVFQEGKGEKLVWGLTMLVMALGAFMLIKDWGVNTTLFNDSFVINDFTRLLKIMVLVGGIITIYMSISYLTEAGMFKSEYMVLMLFALLGMMMMISANDLIAMYLGLEVQSLALYVMAAFRRDNVRSSESGMKYFVLGALSSGMLLYGCSMVYGFSGSVYFSEIAKTAMGDGTVSVGMIIGLVFILAGLAFKVSAVPFHMWTPDVYEGAPTPVTAFFAVCPKIAAMGILLRIIYEAFPELTTQWNQIIIFISIASMLLGAFGAIGQTNIKRLMAYSSIGNMGFALVGLAAGNREGVEGVLIYLMIYLVMTVGVFACILSMRRNEKMVEEIDDLKGLSQNNLPAAFMLALLMFSLAGIPPLAGFFAKFYVFMAAVKADMFILAVVGVLASVVGAFYYLRIIKIMFFDDAKDAFNEMPSQLKVVLGLSGLFVLFYIVYPNPLIDGARLAAKALLPTV, encoded by the coding sequence ATGGAACATGCGAGCCCACTGGTAGAATATTTACCGCTCTTGCCAGAGATCATCGTACTTCTTGGCGCGCTGATTTTGTTACTCCTTGGTGTTTTCCAGGAAGGCAAAGGAGAAAAGCTGGTTTGGGGGCTTACAATGCTGGTGATGGCGCTAGGTGCCTTCATGCTGATTAAGGATTGGGGTGTTAACACAACTCTCTTTAACGACAGTTTTGTCATAAATGATTTTACGCGGCTACTCAAAATTATGGTTCTAGTCGGCGGTATTATTACGATCTACATGTCCATTTCATACCTGACCGAAGCAGGCATGTTTAAATCAGAATATATGGTTCTGATGTTATTTGCACTGTTGGGCATGATGATGATGATTTCAGCCAATGATCTCATCGCTATGTATTTAGGCTTGGAAGTTCAATCACTAGCGCTTTATGTGATGGCAGCCTTCCGCCGCGATAATGTTCGCTCAAGTGAGTCAGGCATGAAATATTTTGTGCTCGGCGCTCTTTCATCAGGCATGCTGCTTTATGGCTGCTCAATGGTTTATGGTTTCTCAGGTTCAGTCTATTTCTCAGAAATTGCAAAAACAGCAATGGGAGACGGCACAGTCAGTGTTGGAATGATCATTGGTCTGGTCTTTATTCTGGCCGGCCTGGCCTTTAAAGTTTCAGCCGTTCCTTTCCATATGTGGACACCAGACGTTTATGAGGGTGCCCCCACGCCGGTGACAGCATTTTTCGCCGTATGTCCAAAAATAGCAGCTATGGGCATTCTTCTACGGATCATCTATGAAGCGTTTCCAGAACTAACAACCCAATGGAACCAAATCATTATCTTCATCTCGATAGCAAGTATGCTTCTTGGTGCTTTCGGTGCAATCGGACAAACAAATATCAAACGTCTAATGGCATATTCTTCCATTGGTAATATGGGCTTTGCGTTAGTTGGCTTAGCGGCCGGTAACCGTGAGGGTGTTGAAGGTGTTTTGATTTACCTGATGATCTACCTTGTGATGACAGTTGGTGTGTTTGCTTGCATTCTTTCAATGCGCCGCAATGAAAAAATGGTCGAGGAAATCGATGACCTAAAAGGTCTTTCTCAAAACAATTTACCAGCAGCTTTTATGCTTGCCTTGTTAATGTTCTCATTAGCAGGTATTCCGCCGCTTGCCGGCTTCTTTGCTAAATTCTATGTGTTCATGGCAGCCGTTAAAGCTGACATGTTCATCTTGGCCGTGGTAGGTGTGCTTGCTAGTGTGGTAGGCGCGTTCTATTATCTACGCATCATTAAAATCATGTTCTTTGATGATGCCAAAGATGCATTCAACGAAATGCCAAGCCAGCTAAAAGTGGTCCTTGGGCTTTCAGGGCTGTTTGTATTGTTTTACATCGTCTATCCAAACCCTCTCATTGATGGGGCAAGACTGGCAGCCAAAGCGTTATTGCCAACGGTTTAA
- a CDS encoding NADH-quinone oxidoreductase subunit M, translating into MMTDWPILSAVTFLPLIGAAFIFLIRGETEGAQQNARYVALWTTVITFLISLLIWVDFNNATADFQFVERHDWLGGAFNYYMGVDGISMLFVILTTFLMPICIIASWDSIKTRVREYMIAFLILETLVIGVFCALDLVLFYVFFEGGLIPMFLIIGVWGGKRRVYASFKFFLYTLAGSVLMLIAIMAMYWQAGTTEIPKLLAHDFPAEMQTWLWIAFFASFAVKMPMWPVHTWLPDAHVEAPTAGSVILAGILLKLGGYGFLRFSIPMFPIASAEFAPIVFWMSAIAIVYTSLVALAQEDIKKLIAYSSVAHMGFVTMGIFTGTAQGIEGGIFQMLSHGLVSAALFLCVGVVYDRMHTREIAAYGGLVNNMPIFAFTFMVFTMANVGLPGTSGFVGEFLTLIGMFKVNSWVAFVATSGVILSAGYALWLYRRVVFGELEKPNLKTIKDMNRREMSYLIPLILLTILFGVYPKPILDVMSVSVDKLITDYNQAVLIFDQAKVALKP; encoded by the coding sequence ATGATGACAGATTGGCCAATCTTGTCCGCGGTGACTTTCTTGCCGCTCATTGGTGCTGCTTTTATTTTCCTCATTCGGGGTGAAACTGAAGGTGCCCAGCAAAATGCACGCTATGTTGCATTATGGACAACCGTAATTACATTTCTCATCTCTCTACTCATCTGGGTTGATTTTAATAACGCAACAGCAGACTTCCAATTCGTTGAGCGCCATGATTGGCTCGGCGGCGCCTTTAACTATTATATGGGCGTTGATGGTATCTCGATGTTGTTTGTTATCCTGACAACATTTCTGATGCCCATTTGTATCATCGCAAGTTGGGATAGCATTAAAACTCGTGTCAGAGAATATATGATCGCGTTTCTAATTTTGGAAACGTTAGTCATAGGTGTGTTCTGTGCGCTTGATCTTGTCTTGTTCTATGTCTTCTTTGAAGGTGGCCTTATTCCAATGTTCTTGATCATTGGTGTCTGGGGTGGCAAACGACGGGTTTACGCCAGTTTCAAGTTCTTCCTTTACACACTAGCTGGTTCTGTTCTCATGTTGATTGCCATCATGGCCATGTACTGGCAGGCAGGAACAACTGAAATTCCAAAGCTTTTAGCTCATGATTTTCCTGCTGAAATGCAGACCTGGCTCTGGATTGCGTTCTTTGCGTCTTTTGCTGTCAAAATGCCAATGTGGCCTGTCCACACCTGGTTACCTGATGCACACGTGGAAGCGCCAACCGCTGGCTCTGTTATTTTGGCTGGTATCTTGTTGAAATTGGGGGGATATGGCTTCTTGCGGTTCTCAATCCCAATGTTCCCAATCGCAAGCGCTGAATTTGCACCAATTGTGTTTTGGATGAGTGCTATTGCTATTGTCTACACGTCTCTCGTTGCCTTAGCACAAGAGGATATCAAAAAACTTATTGCTTATTCTTCAGTCGCACATATGGGTTTTGTGACGATGGGTATTTTCACAGGAACGGCTCAAGGTATTGAAGGCGGCATTTTCCAAATGCTATCTCACGGCCTTGTCTCAGCAGCGCTCTTCCTTTGCGTCGGCGTTGTTTATGACCGCATGCACACAAGAGAAATTGCAGCTTATGGTGGCTTGGTGAATAATATGCCGATTTTTGCTTTCACTTTCATGGTCTTCACCATGGCCAATGTTGGTTTACCAGGCACATCAGGCTTCGTTGGCGAATTCCTAACCCTTATTGGCATGTTTAAAGTAAACAGCTGGGTGGCATTTGTCGCAACATCAGGTGTGATCCTCTCAGCCGGTTATGCACTCTGGCTTTATCGCCGAGTTGTTTTCGGAGAGCTGGAAAAACCAAATTTAAAAACAATCAAAGATATGAACCGACGTGAAATGTCATATCTAATACCATTAATTTTACTGACTATTTTATTCGGTGTTTATCCAAAACCAATTTTAGATGTCATGTCTGTGTCTGTCGATAAACTAATCACGGACTATAATCAGGCCGTGTTGATTTTCGATCAGGCTAAAGTAGCCCTGAAGCCTTAA
- the nuoL gene encoding NADH-quinone oxidoreductase subunit L — MLYQAIVFLPLIGALVAGLFGRMIGAKMCEYITCGLMVITAILSWIVFIDVGFAHTTAKVQILPWIQSGSLDINWALRIDTLTAVMLVVVNTVSTLVHVYSIGYMHHDPHRPRFFAYLSLFTFAMLMLITSDNLLQMFFGWEGVGLASYLLIGFWFKKPSANAASMKAFIVNRVGDFGFALGIFAIYMVFDTISLDQIFAGAQAQVGKTFTFLSWEVDILTTICLLLFMGAMGKSAQFLLHTWLPDAMEGPTPVSALIHAATMVTAGVFMVARLSPLFEITPDALTVVTAVGAITAFFAATVGLVQNDIKRVIAYSTCSQLGYMFVALGVGAYGAAIFHLFTHAFFKALLFLGAGSVIHAMSDEQDMRHMGGLYKMIPLTYAMMLIGTLALTGFPGFAGFFSKDAIIESAFAASNPVSMQAFYMLVFAAFLTSFYSWRLIFMTFHGRSRATPDVLSHVHESPNIMLIPLYILAIGAVVAGFVFSGYFFGHHYAEFWGKALFTGDGNNLVHEFHNVPLWVKLSPFIAMLLGLGLAWLYYIYNTSLPKITAKIFEPIYKFLLNKWYFDELYNVIFVKPALWLANILWKIGDMILIDGFVNGIASRSLDVTGKVKSMQSGYVYHYAFVMMIGLTAIITYFVVTGGTGQ; from the coding sequence ATGTTATATCAGGCGATTGTCTTTCTTCCTCTCATCGGTGCTCTGGTAGCCGGGCTGTTCGGCCGTATGATCGGCGCGAAAATGTGTGAATATATCACATGTGGCCTCATGGTTATTACAGCAATTCTATCTTGGATTGTTTTCATCGACGTTGGCTTTGCTCATACAACAGCAAAAGTACAAATCTTACCCTGGATCCAGTCTGGTTCATTAGATATCAATTGGGCACTGCGCATTGATACACTCACAGCTGTTATGCTGGTCGTTGTAAACACAGTTTCAACCTTGGTGCATGTCTATTCAATCGGTTATATGCATCATGATCCGCACCGCCCGCGCTTCTTTGCATATCTCTCATTATTTACATTCGCAATGTTGATGCTGATTACATCAGACAACCTCCTGCAAATGTTCTTTGGCTGGGAAGGTGTTGGTCTAGCATCTTACTTACTCATTGGCTTCTGGTTCAAAAAACCGTCAGCAAATGCGGCTTCAATGAAAGCCTTTATCGTCAACCGTGTTGGTGACTTTGGCTTCGCTCTCGGCATCTTTGCGATTTATATGGTCTTTGATACTATTAGTCTTGATCAAATTTTCGCAGGCGCACAGGCCCAGGTTGGTAAAACATTCACATTCCTAAGCTGGGAAGTGGATATTCTCACTACTATTTGTTTGCTGCTCTTCATGGGCGCAATGGGTAAATCAGCGCAATTCCTACTCCACACTTGGTTACCAGATGCGATGGAAGGCCCAACACCTGTGTCAGCGCTTATTCACGCTGCAACAATGGTGACAGCCGGTGTCTTTATGGTAGCACGCCTTTCACCACTCTTTGAAATCACACCAGATGCCTTAACAGTTGTAACAGCGGTTGGTGCAATCACTGCATTCTTTGCAGCAACTGTTGGTCTGGTTCAGAATGACATTAAACGAGTGATCGCTTACTCTACCTGTTCCCAGCTTGGCTATATGTTTGTGGCCTTGGGCGTTGGTGCTTATGGCGCAGCGATTTTCCACCTCTTTACTCACGCCTTCTTTAAAGCGTTGCTTTTCTTAGGAGCTGGTTCAGTTATTCACGCAATGTCAGACGAGCAGGATATGCGACACATGGGCGGGCTTTATAAAATGATCCCACTTACCTATGCAATGATGTTAATCGGCACGCTGGCCTTAACAGGTTTCCCTGGTTTTGCAGGGTTCTTCTCGAAAGACGCGATTATTGAAAGTGCGTTTGCTGCGAGCAATCCTGTGAGCATGCAAGCGTTTTATATGCTTGTCTTTGCAGCTTTCTTAACATCGTTTTATTCATGGCGTTTGATCTTCATGACCTTCCATGGTCGTTCACGTGCAACACCAGATGTGCTCTCGCACGTTCATGAAAGCCCAAACATCATGCTGATCCCTCTCTATATTCTAGCGATTGGAGCCGTTGTTGCCGGCTTTGTCTTTAGTGGTTATTTCTTTGGACATCATTACGCAGAATTCTGGGGTAAGGCTCTCTTTACAGGTGATGGCAATAATTTGGTTCATGAGTTCCACAATGTACCTTTATGGGTGAAACTCTCACCATTCATTGCAATGCTATTAGGCCTGGGGCTAGCGTGGCTTTACTATATCTACAACACGTCACTGCCAAAAATTACAGCCAAAATATTTGAGCCGATCTACAAGTTCTTACTCAATAAATGGTACTTCGATGAGCTATACAATGTGATCTTTGTGAAACCAGCTCTTTGGCTTGCAAATATCCTATGGAAAATTGGCGATATGATTTTAATTGATGGATTTGTAAATGGCATCGCCTCCCGTTCACTTGATGTGACAGGAAAAGTGAAGTCTATGCAATCCGGTTATGTTTATCACTATGCATTCGTAATGATGATCGGGCTCACAGCAATCATCACATACTTTGTTGTTACAGGGGGAACAGGGCAATGA
- the mce gene encoding methylmalonyl-CoA epimerase: MIGRLNHVAIAVPDIEAAANTYRASLGATLSAKEEQPDHGVSTIFIELPNTKIELLEPLGEDSPINGFLEKNPSGGIHHICYEVDNIIEARDKLKGEGARVLGSGDPKIGAHGKPVLFLHPKDFCGTLVELEEA; encoded by the coding sequence ATGATCGGACGTTTGAATCATGTAGCCATCGCAGTACCAGATATTGAAGCTGCAGCAAACACCTATCGTGCTAGCCTTGGCGCTACACTTTCTGCAAAAGAAGAGCAGCCGGATCATGGTGTGTCTACGATCTTTATTGAGTTGCCAAATACAAAAATTGAGCTATTAGAACCTCTAGGCGAAGATAGTCCAATTAATGGTTTTCTAGAGAAAAACCCAAGCGGTGGTATTCACCATATTTGCTATGAAGTTGATAATATCATTGAAGCCAGAGATAAGCTAAAAGGTGAAGGCGCTAGAGTACTAGGAAGCGGTGACCCTAAAATTGGCGCACACGGTAAACCGGTTTTATTTCTGCATCCAAAAGATTTCTGCGGAACATTAGTTGAATTAGAGGAAGCGTAA